The Coffea arabica cultivar ET-39 chromosome 3c, Coffea Arabica ET-39 HiFi, whole genome shotgun sequence genome contains a region encoding:
- the LOC113734175 gene encoding uncharacterized protein isoform X7 — MGGVPSTPRWGGAAEMRPAETAEYLIGALVGEKSYPLASDYWQKLLESPLHLRWPAHRVLQASQLFAQNNCKTRHLAKILVHLAWCLQECVSASGVPSAALVRALNALYISSVFLKYFIENAKSDHFEELHLSLDENEAKPTSFSKDQTIEQLVMHSVLSFLGKVDVSTNTYLLHHELLNFMLIAMSTQLLSGPSPGPDDSHPLIDAMMVQESSFVSLVVSKLLLNYIRRPNFPIDSSSYSIFSEVNQTGVLQRVGSAAANFVLLPFNLFVGSTGEATRSPLAENSLNVLLILIHYRKCIETDYVKDRGDHSSEPLPKEDACFSENPYCKALENAQDIEFDRLDVEGNVQNGPLVRLPFASLFDTLGLYLADERSILLLYSMVQGNSAFLEYVLVRTDLDTLLMPMLETLYNASRRTSNQIYMVLIILLILSQDSSFNASIHKLMLPNVPWYQERLLHQTSLGSLMVIILIRTVKYNLSKLRDVYLHTNCLATLANMAPHVHRLSAYASQRLVSLFDMLARKYNKLAEMSNNKMHMPNGESKEEDNLPEDTTAELHIYTDFLRIVLEILNAILTYTLPRNPEVVYAIMHRQEVFQPFRNHPRFNELLENIFTVLDFFNSRMDAQKMDGEWSVEKVLQVIVINCRSWRGEGMKMFTQLRFTYEQESHPEEFFIPYVWQLVLSCSFSFNPNSINLFPVDLPLEKQDSFVGEDGQKLQSGGLNGLEQQVDVLA; from the exons ATGGGAGGAGTTCCTTCGACACCGCGGTGGGGCGGTGCGGCGGAGATGAGACCGGCGGAAACGGCGGAGTACCTGATTGGAGCATTGGTTGGAGAGAAGTCGTATCCGCTTGCCTCTGATTACTGGCAGAAGCTTCTCGAGTCTCCTCTCCATCTCCGTTGGCCTGCTCATCGTGTTCTTCAAGCTTCTCAACTCTTCG CTCAGAACAACTGTAAAACAAGACACCTTGCCAAGATTTTAGTCCACCTAGCATGGTGTTTGCAAGAATGTGTGTCTGCTTCTGGTGTGCCCTCAGCAGCTCTTGTTAGAGCTCTTAATGCATTATACATCTCCTCTGTGTTCCTGAAGTACTTCATTGAGAATGCCAAAAGTGACCACTTTGAAGAATTGCACCTATCTCTAGATGAAAATGAGGCCAAACCAACTAGCTTCTCAAAAG ATCAAACTATTGAACAGCTGGTCATGCATAGTGTGCTTAGTTTTCTAGGAAAAGTAGATGTAAG CACCAATACATATCTTCTACACCATGAACTTCTTAACTTCATGCTCATTGCAATGTCAACCCAACTTCTTAGTGGACCTTCACCAGGTCCAGATGATAGCCACCCTTTAATTGATGCTATGATGGTTCAG GAAAGCTCTTTCGTTAGTTTGGTAGTCTCTAAGCTACTTCTAAATTACATCAGACGACCTAACTTCCCCATTGATAGTTCATCTTACAGCATATTCTCAGAAGTAAATCAGACTGGTGTGCTACAGAGAGTTGGCTCTGCAGCTG CAAATTTTGTGCTATTGCCGTTTAATCTCTTTGTTGGTTCAACTGGAGAAGCTACAAGAAGTCCTTTGGCAGAGAATAGTCTTAATGTTCTACTTATCCTTATCCATTATCGGAAATGTATTGAAACGGATTATGTGAAAGATAGAGGTGATCACAGCTCAGAACCTCTCCCAAAGGAAGACGCATGTTTTTCTGAAAACCCTTACTGCAAGGCCTTAGAAAATGCTCAGGATATTGAAT TTGATCGCCTGGACGTTGAGGGGAATGTTCAAAATGGTCCTCTTGTGAGATTGCCTTTTGCTTCTCTCTTTGATACTCTTGGCCT GTATTTGGCTGATGAAAGATCTATCCTCCTACTTTACTCAATGGTGCAAGGGAACTCAGCTTTTCTAGAATATGTTTTGGTGCGAACAGACCTCGATACCTTG TTGATGCCCATGCTGGAAACGCTTTATAATGCATCAAGGAGGACATCAAATCAAATTTACATGGTGCTGATCATCCTTCTTATACTTAGTCAGGATTCCTCTTTCAATGCCAGTATTCATAAACTG ATGCTGCCTAATGTTCCGTGGTATCAAGAACGGCTCCTCCATCAAACATCTCTTGGTTCTCTTATGGTCATAATCCTCATCAGGACTGTGAAATACAACTTATCTAAGCTCCGG GATGTTTATCTCCACACAAATTGTCTTGCAACTCTGGCAAATATGGCACCCCATGTTCATCGGCTGAGTGCTTATGCATCACAGCGGTTGGTCAGCCTTTTTGATATGCTTGCACGAAA GTACAATAAATTAGCAGAAATGTCGAATAACAAGATGCATATGCCTAATGGTGaatcaaaagaagaagacaacCTTCCAGAAGATACG ACTGCAGAACTACATATTTATACTGACTTCTTAAGAATTGTTCTGGAAATATTGAATGCAATCCTGACGTACACTCTGCCGCGGAATCCTGAG GTTGTTTATGCAATCATGCACAGGCAGGAGGTCTTTCAACCTTTCAGGAATCATCCCCGTTTTAACGAGCTGCTTGAAAACATATTCACA gttttggaCTTCTTCAATAGTCGAATGGATGCTCAAAAAATGGATGGTGAATGGTCAGTGGAGAAAGTACTTCAGGTTATAGTCATCAATTGCCGATCCTGGAGGGGTGAAGGCATGAAG ATGTTTACACAGTTACGTTTTACATATGAACAAGAGAGTCATCCTGAAGAGTTCTTCATTCCATATGTGTGGCAGCTAGTTTTGTCCTGCAG TTTCAGTTTTAATCCCAACAGCATAAATTTGTTTCCAGTTGACCTGCCACTGGAA AAACAGGATAGCTTTGTGGGAGAGGACGGTCAAAAGCTTCAAAGCGGTGGGCTTAATGGTCTCGAACAGCAGGTGGACGTATTAGCCTGA